In Ahaetulla prasina isolate Xishuangbanna chromosome 10, ASM2864084v1, whole genome shotgun sequence, the genomic window CCACACCCTCGCCTAAATAAGTTTCTTACAGCTTTTTGTTCCAGGACAAGCCCGGGATAAtgaccctcccgtctcctccaccaaggaagcggcTCATGGATGGCCCAGTGGCGCGCATGGGGACCGGCCCAAAGGGGGCTGCCAGAAGCCGTTTGCGCCGTCATCTGGCGCCGTCAGTGAACCCCACATTAACAGTACTACTTTTCCATCCTCCCGAGGACGATGGGTGTTGTAGTTCTCAGAGCAAGTCAGATGGGTAGGGGGGAAAAATCGGGGGATGTAGTGTCCGGGGCACGTTTACCCTTAAGGcacaaaaagccccccccccgctcccttaCGTTGCGCGGCTCTTTCCCACTCACCTACCACCCCTTTGTAGGATCCTTAAAACTTACTTTTAGGGAGAGCAGCGAAGCCTCGGCCGAGGGATCCTGCCCCTTCTTCGCCTGCTCCTCCAACACGATCTGGAGATCGAAGATGTAATCGATGACGTGTTGCAAGATCTCCACCTGGCTGACTTTACTGCCTTGCGGAATGCCCGGCACCAACTCCCGCAGCTTGGAGTAGCAATCGTTCATGTCGTAGAGGATGCTCATGGGTTCTTCCAACGCCGGGCTCTTGTTGCTGCTGCCCCGGCCGATGGCGAGGCTCTGATCCGACACGCAACACACGGCGGCTTCGTAGCAGCTCCTGACCGACCGCACCGGGCTGATCGCTTTCATGTTGGATGGGAGGGTGGGGAGGACCGGGGGTGCGGGGGGGGAAAGGTGAAAacgggagggagggtttccagtCGATTCAATGAAGACAGGCCACGGGGCCAACGAGccggagatagagagagaaaaaaaagcttttttttttttccccgcccGAGATCTTCTCCTACTCCGGATCCGTTCGTAAGACACTTTTGCCCCGGCAAAGCTCCAAGCGCTTGACAGTGGCGCTTTTTGTCTTTAGCGGCCGCCGGCTCCTCCTCTTTATGCAAATGAGGCCGGAGCGCccgccctcctccttcctccctccccccccccactccgatGACAGCGAAAAGCTTGGAATGGAACGTTCGCAAGACGGCTTTCAACAGCCGTAACAGGTTTCTATTGGCTCCGGCGGACATAGCGAAGGACATCAAAGGAATGAGGAAGCTCCGATGGGGCGAAGAAGGGCGGGGCCAgccgcttccctccctccctccctccccctccccacgccGCTTCCATTCAGTGAAGTCCAGCTCTGGTTCAAAAGATACGTCGAtcgcatctccccccccccactttcccttttGCATTAAAATAATGATCAAGCGGGTGGGGAATGGAGCAGAGAGGGGCGCCAGAATACTTCGAACCATACAAAACGGTCcgatttctctctccccccccttcttttctgccttcctctttttttccgcCTAAGGCTTTCATCCGTTTTAAAAGCTAGAACGTTTCCCAAGGTttttacatctctctctctctctctctgctccccccccccgccactccGCCCGCTTCCCATCATTGggttggttggggggggggggaggcaaaacTTGTACGGACTTAGTGCCGCCTTGTTCCTCAATTTGCTACTCATATGACCTCCAGACTTTCTGGCGTCAGGAATTATCTTGTgaccaagtttaaaaaaaaaaagaaagaaagaaaggagaaaaaaaaaggaaaagaaagaaaattaattgcGGGGGAAAGCTTGAGGTTTATGATGGAGAAAACAGATTGGGTCCCCAAGTAGAAAAAGAGTGGAAACAGGAGTTTCTTGTGGTGGGAGAGAGCAGTGAAAGTGGGAATTGTACACCCCCAAAAAATCTTTTTATTGGACAAATAAGTGCCCAAGGGGAGGAGGAATGACAAAGATACTTTAAGCTTTTAGCAACCAGCTTTTGTTATCCTTGGGCGGGAGGGGAGTgataactatatagtatatatatttgtatatagtatacaaatggatgaagactattgcctgacatagtgtaagccgtcctgagtcttcggagaagggcgggatataaatgcaaattaaaaaaaaaactatacaatGAACTGGGAAATAAACTGACCCCAAATAATCTGACACATATAGTCAATCTAATAGTCTTGCCTATATTTCTAAATAATATGCAAGCCTCCTTTCTGTGACACCCCACGGCATGCTCCGATCCCCCCACTTGCTTCCAAATATGCAGATGACTTTTGTTTAATTAGGAATGCTAACACCTCACACACGTCCAGTGGCCAAATATTTTCACCAAGTTATGCAACTGTTTTGTTGTccgattattatttttctcaggGTGATTTGAACAAGTCATTTAATCAgtcaatcggaatagagctggaagggaccttggaggtcttctagtccaacctcctgctcaagcaggagaccctatgccatttcagacaagtgactgtccagtcccttcttaaaaacctccagcgatgaagcacgcACAACTtgcgaaggcaagctgttccacgggttgattgtcctctccgttaggaagtttctcctcaaattccaggttgcttctctccttgattagtttccatccactgtttcttgtcgtACTTTCTGGCGTTTTGGaaacttctttatggcagcccctcaaaaattgGAATACTAAATCCTGGCCTATTGTGATTCTACTGTTTTTAACCAAAGCTAAGTCAGCCTACTGCTTGCAAGATGACTTGAGTGTCACAAAAGTGAACCATTCtcatggcaaaaaaaagaaaagaaaacaaacaatagcAACTTGGCAAGCTAATGCTGGACATCTTTTAAGTCATCTGTCAGCCAAATGGATATCAAGTAGTTCATATTCACACCCCACTGTCCTCCAGctaaataggattttaatttccaTAAAGCCCAGGAGCTactgtggttgtcccaaaggtgctttttctagaggcaactggactttctggtttttcttttgaagacatttcgtttctcatccaagaattgtGCAGGTATTGGGATCAAGGCGAGCCCTGGTGAACATctgattcttctttttctccctctgcaGGAAAAAGatatgctgaagaagcttcttggataagaagcaaaacgtcttcaaagaaaaaccagaaagtccagttgccttttgaaaaagcacctttgggacctgaTTTTAAAAGTGTCAAAATTTGTCCTTTTCCCTACTCTTCCCTTATGATAGGGAATTTAGAGATGTCATCCGTGACACACGAGATGGAAGTCTTCACCACTCTTAATACTCAACTTGCATTTGCAGGCCCATTATCTGGATGGGAAAAATGAGGCTAAATTTGCAGGATATTTTTCAGGATATTTGGAAACTTGTTTGcccggacaggtagtcctcaactacaacggttcatttagtgaccattcaaagttacaacgtctctgaaaaaaaggtgacttcTTCATACATattaccattgcaacatccccccatggtcacaagatcaaaatttggagaCTTGCCAATTGATTCATAGTTATGTCCCAGACTCATATGAtcgtcttttgtgaccttctgaccagtaaagtcaatggggaagccagatttacttaacagcgtattactaatttaacaaccacagtggattcacttaacaactgtggcaaggaggtcgtaaaatggagccaaaCCCATTTCATTGCCTCGCTGAGCAGCTAGCAaatgtttgggctcaattgtggttgtatgtcgatGGCCACCTATAAAGGTAGAGGAACCAGGCTTGTAGAAGTGATGTTTGGGCTTCAATCTTGCAAGCCAAGACCAAGAATGAAGCTGTCTTGTGTTGCCATAGGACTGCAGTTACAGAATTCCCCTCACCTTTACTCCT contains:
- the ID3 gene encoding DNA-binding protein inhibitor ID-3 — translated: MKAISPVRSVRSCYEAAVCCVSDQSLAIGRGSSNKSPALEEPMSILYDMNDCYSKLRELVPGIPQGSKVSQVEILQHVIDYIFDLQIVLEEQAKKGQDPSAEASLLSLKAAELASELCSKEERTLCHH